Proteins from one Neodiprion fabricii isolate iyNeoFabr1 chromosome 5, iyNeoFabr1.1, whole genome shotgun sequence genomic window:
- the LOC124182880 gene encoding striatin-interacting protein 1, with the protein MASFTFDTNFNEKGPVITPRKYRELKHHSEDDYETPDLDFVYDDADTHANEIAELYSYTEKHELMYNLKAFEEQMEQYKLQPWWQTHPTSQQRSIIYKLLDQLEVSNKQIRMKAACAILYLAQGSWAEVQSDKEQQDWTKTNVMLLYEAGVFPAFVELLNIEIENSAAATSASRKLAVSLADSVDLRVILSVLYIITEVMRVEALDIENSPYKKNVEAFKEELINPYGEELLAVKLLGMATRFCSGSASHFPMKKVLLLLWKVILVSLGGIETLRELKANYRAEAGLDIQEEDTIEIAKGMRSCSPPASAADLLETQNQKRSGRSFRRMLMKQSSLDEPELVIDLDGARGNSGLTGNEGDREMNEYEEQQGFEDQFQFSTPQHNQTESRSSTPESTKAKVGLPWIPKVRQKDVDTFLAVSRMKFVGYKLQGDRESLAGLPQPIHEGVNILKKHLYTSLAEIQIQKEEEMARNPMSTPEPMPRQTPTEILYQAILANLPQYKIALLKILLAAAPTSKAKTDTINIVADVLPEEMPITVLQSMKLGIDVSRHKEIIVKAVSAILLLLLKHFKLNHVYQFEFMSQHLVFANCIPLVLKFLNQNVMTYIEAENFIPILDFPSCVIGDQPELTAETLEIGDGKPYCWRNIFSCINLLRILNKLTKWKHSRIMMLVVFKSAPILKRTLKVRHGMMQLYVLKLLKMQTKYLGRQWRKSNMKTISAIYGKVRHRLNDDWAYGNDLEARPWDFQEEECALRACVDRFNNRRYTNNVRDKEMEPMDTFVTSVLGSDVELTEEFKQHYELWLQQEVFQASVNWDELLQSSNYEV; encoded by the exons ATGGCGTCATTTACGTTCGACACGAATTTTAACGAAAAGGGCCCCGTAATAACGCCTCGAAAATATCGTGAACTTAAGCACCATTCCGAA GATGACTACGAAACTCCCGACTTGGATTTCGTCTATGACGATGCTGACACCCATGCCAATGAAATTGCAGAGCTGTATAGCTATACAGAAAAACATGAGCTCATGTATAATCTTAAA GCATTTGAAGAGCAGATGGAACAGTACAAACTGCAACCTTGGTGGCAAACACATCCAACCTCACAGCAGAGATCTATAATTTACAAGCTGCTGGACCAGCTTGAAGTGTCGAATAAGCAGATCAGAATGAAAGCCGCCTGTGCAATTCTCTACCTGGCTCAAGGATCCTGGGCAGAAGTACAGTCAGACAAGGAACAACAGGACTGGACGAAGACGAATGTCATGCTGCTGTACGAGGCTGGAGTCTTTCCAGCATTTGTGGAATTGCTCAACATCGAGATTGA AAACAGTGCAGCGGCTACGTCAGCTTCACGGAAGTTGGCTGTGAGTTTAGCGGATTCGGTTGACCTCAGAGTGATTCTATCCGTTCTCTACATCATTACCGAAGTGATGAGGGTCGAGGCTCTTGACATAGAGAACAGtccttacaaaaaaaatgttgaagcTTTTAAGGAAGAACTCA TAAATCCATACGGAGAAGAATTACTGGCGGTGAAACTTCTCGGAATGGCAACACGGTTTTGTAGCGGTTCGGCGTCACATTTCCCCATGAAAAAGGTTCTTCTGCTTCTCTGGAAAGTTATCCTAGTGTCGCTTGGTGGCATTGAAACTTTAAGGGAATTGAAAGCCAATTACAGAGCGGAAGCTGGATTGGATATTCAGGAGGAAGACACGATAGAAATCGCCAAGGGAATGAGATCTTGTTCGCCACCTGCTAGCGCCGCTGATCTGCTTGAAACACAGAATCAGAAAAGAAGCGGTCGATCTTTCCGTAGA ATGCTGATGAAACAGAGTTCATTAGACGAGCCAGAACTGGTGATAGACTTGGACGGCGCCAGGGGAAATTCGGGACTCACAGGTAACGAAGGTGACAGAGAAATGAACGAGTACGAAGAGCAGCAAGGGTTTGAGGATCAATTCCAGTTCTCAACTCCCCAACATAATCAGACTGAGTCAAGATCGAGCACTCCAGAATCTACAAAAGCAAAAG TGGGACTTCCGTGGATTCCTAAAGTAAGACAAAAGGATGTAGACACATTTCTTGCTGTTTCTAGAATGAAATTCGTCGGTTATAAATTGCAAGGAGATCGTGAAAGCTTGGCTGGCCTACCACAGCCCATTCACGAAGGTGTAAACATTCTAAAAAAG CACTTGTACACGTCTCTGGCTGAAATACAGATtcaaaaggaagaagaaatgGCTAGAAATCCGATGAGTACACCTGAGCCGATGCCGCGTCAGACGCCGACTGAAATCTTATACCAAGCAATTCTGGCTAATCTTCCGCAGTATAAAATTGCGCTCTTAAAGATACTGCTAGCAGCTGCACCAACGAGCAAAGCCAAAACCGACACAATTAACATTGTGGCTGACGTTCTGCCGGAAGAAATGCC AATAACTGTACTGCAATCAATGAAGCTGGGAATTGACGTCAGTCGTCACAAAGAAATAATCGTTAAGGCCGTATCAGCGATATTGCTATTGCTGTTGAAACACTTTAAGCTAAACCATGTTTATCAGTTCGAATTTATGTCCCAGCATCTGGTATTCGCAAACTGTATACCTttggttttgaaatttttgaatcagAACGTGATGACTTACATCGAAGCGGAAAACTT TATCCCAATCTTAGATTTCCCCTCCTGCGTAATTGGAGATCAGCCCGAACTTACTGCAGAAACACTTGAAATTGGGGATGGAAAGCCTTACTGCTGGCGCAACATATTTTCCTGTATCAATCTCTTGAGAATTCTAAACAAACTTACTAAATGGAAGCATAGCAGAATAATG ATGCTCGTGGTGTTTAAATCCGCGCCAATATTGAAGCGCACTTTGAAAGTGAGACACGGAATGATGCAGCTGTACGTTCTGAAGCTTTTAAAAATGCAGACTAAATACCTAGGCAGGCAATGGCGAAAATCGAATATGAAAACGATCAGTGCGATTTATGGCAAAGTCAGACATCGCCTGAACGACGATTGGGCTTATGGGAATg ATCTTGAGGCAAGACCGTGGGATTTCCAGGAGGAAGAGTGCGCGTTGCGCGCTTGTGTAGATCGCTTCAATAACCGTCGTTACACAAACAACGTTAGAGACAAGGAGATGGAACCGATGGATACGTTTGTCACGTCGGTTTTAGGTTCGGATGTTGAACTCACAGAAGAATTCAAACAACACTACGAGTTGTGGTTACAGCAGGAGGTTTTCCAAGCCAGCGTTAATTGGGATGAATTGTTACAGTCCTCAAACTATGAGGTGTaa
- the LOC124182883 gene encoding glucose-6-phosphate 1-dehydrogenase isoform X2: protein MDHLEGTHFDGSIPHIFVILGASGDLAKKKIYPTLWWLFRDNLLPKTTTFFGYSRSKLTVKSIRENCHKYMNVKPEEAGKYEEFWSLNHYVSGKYDVRRDFELLNQELEKFEKPAAAHRLFYLALPPSVFEESTSHIRSTCMAGKGWTRIIIEKPFGRDAASSEQLSNHLASLFKEEQMYRIDHYLGKEMVQNLMTLRFGNRIFSPTWNRDSVASVQISFKEPFGTQGRGGYFDEFGIIRDVMQNHLLQILSLVAMEKPASCHPDDIRDEKVKVLRCISPLELDNVVLGQYVGNPNSDVPDARMGYLDDPTVPAGSNTPTYAMAVVKINNERWDNVPFILRCGKALNERKAEVRIQYRDVPGDIFDGKPKRNELVIRLQPGEAIYIKMMTKSPGITFDMEETELDLTYGSRYKELKLPDAYERLILDVFCGSQMHFVRSDELAEAWRIFTPLLHRIEKENIQPIPYEYGSRGPKEANEKAKENNFKYYGSYKWVKPDHQ, encoded by the exons ATGGATCACCTGGAAGGAACACACTTTGACGGCTCGATACctcatatttttgtaatactTGGAGCATCT gGTGACTTGGCGAAGAAGAAGATCTATCCAACTTTGTGGTGGCTGTTCAGGGACAACCTGTTGCCAAAAACGACGACATTCTTTGGATACTCGCGCAGTAAATTGACAGTGAAAAGCATTAGGGAAAACTGCCACAAGTATATGAATGTCAAGCCTGAGGAAGCTGGAAAGTATGAGGAATTTTGGTCTTTGAATCATTACGTTTCTGGAAAATACGACGTGAGACGAGACTTCGAACTGCTTAATCAGGAActcgagaaatttgaaaaacctgCCGCTGCTCACAGACTTTTTTATCTGGCTCTGCCTCCCTCTGTTTTCGAAGAATCCACATCACACATCAGGAGTACCTGCATGGCCGGAAA AGGCTGGACAAGGATAATTATAGAAAAACCGTTTGGACGTGACGCCGCCTCGTCTGAGCAACTTTCTAACCACCTTGCGTCGCTCTTCAAGGAGGAACAAATGTACCGGATAGATCACTACCTGGGTAAAGAAATGGTGCAGAATTTGATGACACTGAGGTTTGGGAACAGGATATTCAGCCCAACTTGGAACAGGGACAGCGTAGCTTCGGTTCAGATTTCTTTCAAAGAGCCGTTTGGGACTCAGGGAAGAGGAGGGTACTTCGACGAGTTCGGCATCATAAGAGACGTCAtgcaaaatcaccttcttcaGATACTATCCCTGGTGGCGATGGAGAAACCCGCTTCTTGCCATCCGGATGACATTAG AGACGAGAAAGTCAAGGTATTGCGATGCATAAGTCCCCTCGAATTGGACAACGTTGTGCTCGGTCAGTATGTTGGCAATCCCAACTCCGACGTTCCCGATGCCAGAATGGGATACCTGGACGATCCTACCGTTCCCGCTGGTTCAAACACCCCAACCTATGCCATGGCGGttgtaaaaattaacaacgaaAGATGGGACAACGTGCCGTTCATCCTGAGGTGTGGAAAAG cATTGAATGAGCGCAAAGCAGAGGTTCGAATTCAGTACAGAGATGTGCCTGGAGATATATTCGATGGTAAGCCAAAGAGAAATGAATTGGTGATAAGGTTGCAGCCTGGAGAAgcaatttatattaaaatgatGACCAAATCTCCGGGCATAACATTTGACATGGAGGAAACTGAGTTGGATTTGACCTACGGCAGTAGATACAAG GAGCTCAAGCTGCCCGATGCATACGAAAGACTAATTTTAGACGTATTCTGCGGTTCGCAAATGCACTTTGTAAGGAGTGATGAACTCGCCGAAGCTTGGAGAATTTTCACGCCGTTACTTCATCGGATTGAAAAGGAAAACATCCAGCCGATACCTTACGA atACGGATCACGAGGACCCAAGGAAGCTAACGAAAAAGCGAAGGAAAACAATTTCAAGTACTATGGTTCCTATAAGTGGGTGAAACCTGATCATCAGTAA
- the LOC124182883 gene encoding glucose-6-phosphate 1-dehydrogenase isoform X1 translates to MANSTRETTTEQSLAFIRQSLKSATMDHLEGTHFDGSIPHIFVILGASGDLAKKKIYPTLWWLFRDNLLPKTTTFFGYSRSKLTVKSIRENCHKYMNVKPEEAGKYEEFWSLNHYVSGKYDVRRDFELLNQELEKFEKPAAAHRLFYLALPPSVFEESTSHIRSTCMAGKGWTRIIIEKPFGRDAASSEQLSNHLASLFKEEQMYRIDHYLGKEMVQNLMTLRFGNRIFSPTWNRDSVASVQISFKEPFGTQGRGGYFDEFGIIRDVMQNHLLQILSLVAMEKPASCHPDDIRDEKVKVLRCISPLELDNVVLGQYVGNPNSDVPDARMGYLDDPTVPAGSNTPTYAMAVVKINNERWDNVPFILRCGKALNERKAEVRIQYRDVPGDIFDGKPKRNELVIRLQPGEAIYIKMMTKSPGITFDMEETELDLTYGSRYKELKLPDAYERLILDVFCGSQMHFVRSDELAEAWRIFTPLLHRIEKENIQPIPYEYGSRGPKEANEKAKENNFKYYGSYKWVKPDHQ, encoded by the exons ATGGCGAACTCAACGAGAG AAACAACGACTGAGCAAAGTCTAGCTTTCATCAGGCAGTCTTTGAAATCCGCTACGATGGATCACCTGGAAGGAACACACTTTGACGGCTCGATACctcatatttttgtaatactTGGAGCATCT gGTGACTTGGCGAAGAAGAAGATCTATCCAACTTTGTGGTGGCTGTTCAGGGACAACCTGTTGCCAAAAACGACGACATTCTTTGGATACTCGCGCAGTAAATTGACAGTGAAAAGCATTAGGGAAAACTGCCACAAGTATATGAATGTCAAGCCTGAGGAAGCTGGAAAGTATGAGGAATTTTGGTCTTTGAATCATTACGTTTCTGGAAAATACGACGTGAGACGAGACTTCGAACTGCTTAATCAGGAActcgagaaatttgaaaaacctgCCGCTGCTCACAGACTTTTTTATCTGGCTCTGCCTCCCTCTGTTTTCGAAGAATCCACATCACACATCAGGAGTACCTGCATGGCCGGAAA AGGCTGGACAAGGATAATTATAGAAAAACCGTTTGGACGTGACGCCGCCTCGTCTGAGCAACTTTCTAACCACCTTGCGTCGCTCTTCAAGGAGGAACAAATGTACCGGATAGATCACTACCTGGGTAAAGAAATGGTGCAGAATTTGATGACACTGAGGTTTGGGAACAGGATATTCAGCCCAACTTGGAACAGGGACAGCGTAGCTTCGGTTCAGATTTCTTTCAAAGAGCCGTTTGGGACTCAGGGAAGAGGAGGGTACTTCGACGAGTTCGGCATCATAAGAGACGTCAtgcaaaatcaccttcttcaGATACTATCCCTGGTGGCGATGGAGAAACCCGCTTCTTGCCATCCGGATGACATTAG AGACGAGAAAGTCAAGGTATTGCGATGCATAAGTCCCCTCGAATTGGACAACGTTGTGCTCGGTCAGTATGTTGGCAATCCCAACTCCGACGTTCCCGATGCCAGAATGGGATACCTGGACGATCCTACCGTTCCCGCTGGTTCAAACACCCCAACCTATGCCATGGCGGttgtaaaaattaacaacgaaAGATGGGACAACGTGCCGTTCATCCTGAGGTGTGGAAAAG cATTGAATGAGCGCAAAGCAGAGGTTCGAATTCAGTACAGAGATGTGCCTGGAGATATATTCGATGGTAAGCCAAAGAGAAATGAATTGGTGATAAGGTTGCAGCCTGGAGAAgcaatttatattaaaatgatGACCAAATCTCCGGGCATAACATTTGACATGGAGGAAACTGAGTTGGATTTGACCTACGGCAGTAGATACAAG GAGCTCAAGCTGCCCGATGCATACGAAAGACTAATTTTAGACGTATTCTGCGGTTCGCAAATGCACTTTGTAAGGAGTGATGAACTCGCCGAAGCTTGGAGAATTTTCACGCCGTTACTTCATCGGATTGAAAAGGAAAACATCCAGCCGATACCTTACGA atACGGATCACGAGGACCCAAGGAAGCTAACGAAAAAGCGAAGGAAAACAATTTCAAGTACTATGGTTCCTATAAGTGGGTGAAACCTGATCATCAGTAA
- the LOC124182890 gene encoding coiled-coil-helix-coiled-coil-helix domain-containing protein 1: protein MKITSLLRGARTPQNPLKVPFQPILPIHLRDKVSGKGEKTADVSCLQEMALLFSCLAENEFKESFCPKEVESFQSCYKTNLAKRFQKKQEEAQGGIGRNVGSISSATVNRLLRRFPSL, encoded by the exons ATGAAGATCACATCCCTGCTGAGAGGAGCTCGGACACCGCAAAATCCACTAAAGGTACCTTTTCAACCGATTCTCCCAATACATTTGAGAGACAAGGTATCCggaaaaggagagaaaacaGCAG atgtTTCGTGTCTGCAGGAAATGGCCTTACTTTTTAGCTGTTTAGCAGAAAATGAATTCAAGGAGTCATTTTGTCCGAAAGAAGTAGAGAGTTTCCAGTCGTGCTACAAAACAAATTTGGCAAAAAGATTCCAAAAGAAACAGGAAGAAGCGCAAGGTGGCATTGGAAGAAATGTCGGATCCATATCATCAGCTACAGTTAATCGTCTTCTGCGACGATTCCCGTCTCTTTAA
- the LOC124182886 gene encoding guanine nucleotide-binding protein G(i) subunit alpha, with the protein MGCAVSTTGDKEAAERSKKIDKDLRMDGERAASEVKLLLLGAGESGKSTIVKQMRIIHETGYSKEECEEYKPVVYSNTIQSLMTIIRAMGQLRIDFADPNKVDIARQFFTLASAAEEGDLTGELVLLMKRLWQDAGVQLCFTRSREYQLNDSAAYYLNALDRIAQPHYIPTQQDVLRTRVKTTGIVETEFSFKGIDFKMFDVGGQRSERKKWIHCFEGVTAIIFCVALSGYDLVLAEDEEMNRMIESMKLFDSICNSKWFVDTSIILFLNKKDLFEDKITRSPLTICFPEYKGPNTYEDCASYIQMKFENLNKRKDRKKIYTHFTCATDTNNIQFVFDAVTDVIIKNNLSNCGLLLS; encoded by the exons atggGATGCGCCGTTAGCACTACCGGCGACAAGGAGGCTGCCGAGAGGTCTAAGAAAATTGACAAAGATCTCAGAATGGATGGCGAACGCGCTGCCAGCGAGGTCAAACTCCTACTTCTTG gTGCTGGAGAGTCCGGAAAATCGACGATCGTTAAACAGATGAGAATCATTCATGAAACCGGGTACAGTAAAGAAGAATGCGAAGAGTATAAACCGGTTGTTTATAGCAATACTATACAGAGTCTAATGACAATTATCAGAGCCATGGGTCAGCTAAGAATTGATTTTGCAGACCCAAATAAGGTG GATATTGCTAGGCAATTTTTCACTCTAGCATCGGCAGCAGAGGAGGGTGACCTGACGGGAGAGCTAGTTTTATTAATGAAGAGATTATGGCAGGACGCAGGAGTACAACTTTGTTTCACACGTAGCAGAGAATATCAGCTCAATGATTCGGCGGCATATTACCTCAATGCTCTTGATCGCATTGCCCAACCCCATTACATACCGACACAACAGGATGTTCTCAGGACCAGAGTCAAAACGACAGGAATCGTTGAAACGGAGTTTTCGTTTAAAGGGATTGACTTCAA AATGTTTGATGTTGGTGGACAAAGATCAGAACGTAAAAAATGGATTCACTGCTTCGAGGGGGTAACAGCGATAATATTCTGCGTTGCACTGAGTGGTTACGATTTAGTCTTGGCCGAGGATGAGGAGATGAACAGGATGATAGAATCAATGAAGTTGTTCGATTCGATATGTAACAGTAAATGGTTTGTCGATACGTCGATAATTCTGTTTTTAAACAAGAAAGATCTGTTTGAGGATAAAATAACGAGGAGCCCTTTGACCATATGCTTTCCTGAATATAAAGGGCCGAATACATACGAAGATTGCGCATCATacattcaaatgaaatttgaaaacttgaacaaaagaaaagaccgtaaaaaaatatacacgcaCTTCACATGTGCGACTGACACCAATAACATTCAATTCGTATTTGATGCTGTGACTGATGTTATAATTAAGAACAACTTGAGTAACTGCGGCTTATTATTAAGCTGA
- the LOC124182663 gene encoding delta(24)-sterol reductase-like isoform X1, with protein sequence MLPNVDLLFEHVLINYRWLFAICFLMPLSLGFDVFNHTRNWIVFKLSSAPKFHEKKIRDVQTQVKKWKESGADRQMCTARPGWQTMSFRQPRYKSSMFKVNVNLVDVLEVNVGEQYVRVEPMVTMGQLTATLGPLGWTIPVLPEIDDLTVGGLVMGTGIETSSHKHGLFQHICRAFEVVLSDGSIVRCTKENDPDLFYSIPWSHGTLGFLLSVDIQIVPALKYVKLEYEPVNSLKEACEVFRRQTLKKEDNQFVEGLMFSKERGVIMTGNMVSEADEDLVNRIGRWYKPWFFKHVESKFDGGPRTEYIPLRDYYHRHTRSLFWELQDIIPFGNNPIFRLLAGWMMPPKVSLLKLTQTAATKKLYEENHIIQDMLVPIEHLEDSILKFHQSVQVYPLWLCPFKLTAEPGLVNSRTSDDRMYVDIGVYGVPKVKGFKPVESTRDIEEFVRKVNGYQMLYADTYTTRMEFRKMFDHTLYDKVRDRLQCKIAFPEVYDKVKKTARL encoded by the exons atgcTGCCCAATGTGGACTTGTTGTTTGAGCACGTGCTTATCAATTATCGATGGTTGTTCGCGATTTGTTTCCTTATGCCACTGTCCCTCGGCTTTGATGTATTCAACCACACGCGAAATTGGATAGTATTTAAGCTGAGCAGTGCTCCTAAAtttcacgagaaaaaaatacgggATGTACAGACACAG gttaaaaaatggaaagagaGTGGAGCAGACCGGCAAATGTGCACGGCACGTCCAGGATGGCAAACAATGAGCTTCAGGCAGCCGCGATACAAATCTTCCATGTTCAAGGTGAACGTCAACTTGGTAGACGTCTTAGAAGTGAACGTCGGAGAGCAG TATGTACGAGTCGAGCCGATGGTGACGATGGGTCAGCTGACGGCAACTTTGGGTCCCTTAGGATGGACGATACCTGTCTTACCCGAAATTGATGATTTGACAGTCG GTGGCTTGGTTATGGGAACGGGAATCGAGACGAGTTCGCACAAGCACGGTTTGTTTCAGCATATCTGCCGAGCCTTCGAAGTCGTGCTTTCCGACGGTTCGATCGTCAGATGTACGAAGGAAAACGATCCGGATCTCTTCTACTCGATTCCATGGTCCCACGGAACCTTGGGCTTCCTGTTGTCGGTGGACATACAGATAGTACCAGCGTTAAAGTACGTCAAACTTGAGTACGAACCGGTCAACTCTCTGAAAGAGGCGTGCGAAGTGTTCAGGAGGCAAACCTTGAAGAAGGAAGACAACCAGTTCGTCGAGGGTCTGATGTTCTCAAAAGAACGAGGAGTGATTATGACCG GAAATATGGTTTCCGAAGCGGATGAAGACCTGGTCAACAGAATTGGTCGATGGTATAAGCCTTGGTTCTTCAAGCACGTTGAGAGCAAGTTTGATGGCGGTCCAAGGACGGAATACATTCCACTCAGAGACTACTATCACAGACACACCAGATCGTTGTTCTGGGAGCTCCAGGACATCATACCGTTCGGTAACAATCCGATTTTCAGACTACTCGCCGGTTGGATGATGCCGCCAAAGGTTTCTCTCCTGAAGCTGACCCAAACCGCTGCGACGAAAAAACTCTACGAAGAAAACCACATTATTCAAGACATGCTTGTGCCGATCGAGCACCTGGAAGAcagtattttgaaatttcatcaatctgTTCAG GTTTACCCGTTATGGTTGTGTCCGTTCAAATTGACGGCCGAACCGGGATTGGTCAATTCGAGAACATCGGACGATAGGATGTACGTGGATATCGGTGTGTACGGAGTGCCGAAGGTAAAGGGATTTAAGCCGGTGGAATCGACAAGGGACATTGAGGAATTTGTCCGGAAAGTAAATGGATACCAGATGCTTTACGCGGATACTTACACGACGAGGATGGAGTTCCGGAAGATGTTCGATCACACACTTTATGACAAAGTTAGGGACAGACTGCAGTGCAAAATTGCCTTTCCCGAGGTTTATGACAAGGTGAAGAAAACTGCTAGGCTATAG
- the LOC124182663 gene encoding delta(24)-sterol reductase-like isoform X2 gives MCTARPGWQTMSFRQPRYKSSMFKVNVNLVDVLEVNVGEQYVRVEPMVTMGQLTATLGPLGWTIPVLPEIDDLTVGGLVMGTGIETSSHKHGLFQHICRAFEVVLSDGSIVRCTKENDPDLFYSIPWSHGTLGFLLSVDIQIVPALKYVKLEYEPVNSLKEACEVFRRQTLKKEDNQFVEGLMFSKERGVIMTGNMVSEADEDLVNRIGRWYKPWFFKHVESKFDGGPRTEYIPLRDYYHRHTRSLFWELQDIIPFGNNPIFRLLAGWMMPPKVSLLKLTQTAATKKLYEENHIIQDMLVPIEHLEDSILKFHQSVQVYPLWLCPFKLTAEPGLVNSRTSDDRMYVDIGVYGVPKVKGFKPVESTRDIEEFVRKVNGYQMLYADTYTTRMEFRKMFDHTLYDKVRDRLQCKIAFPEVYDKVKKTARL, from the exons ATGTGCACGGCACGTCCAGGATGGCAAACAATGAGCTTCAGGCAGCCGCGATACAAATCTTCCATGTTCAAGGTGAACGTCAACTTGGTAGACGTCTTAGAAGTGAACGTCGGAGAGCAG TATGTACGAGTCGAGCCGATGGTGACGATGGGTCAGCTGACGGCAACTTTGGGTCCCTTAGGATGGACGATACCTGTCTTACCCGAAATTGATGATTTGACAGTCG GTGGCTTGGTTATGGGAACGGGAATCGAGACGAGTTCGCACAAGCACGGTTTGTTTCAGCATATCTGCCGAGCCTTCGAAGTCGTGCTTTCCGACGGTTCGATCGTCAGATGTACGAAGGAAAACGATCCGGATCTCTTCTACTCGATTCCATGGTCCCACGGAACCTTGGGCTTCCTGTTGTCGGTGGACATACAGATAGTACCAGCGTTAAAGTACGTCAAACTTGAGTACGAACCGGTCAACTCTCTGAAAGAGGCGTGCGAAGTGTTCAGGAGGCAAACCTTGAAGAAGGAAGACAACCAGTTCGTCGAGGGTCTGATGTTCTCAAAAGAACGAGGAGTGATTATGACCG GAAATATGGTTTCCGAAGCGGATGAAGACCTGGTCAACAGAATTGGTCGATGGTATAAGCCTTGGTTCTTCAAGCACGTTGAGAGCAAGTTTGATGGCGGTCCAAGGACGGAATACATTCCACTCAGAGACTACTATCACAGACACACCAGATCGTTGTTCTGGGAGCTCCAGGACATCATACCGTTCGGTAACAATCCGATTTTCAGACTACTCGCCGGTTGGATGATGCCGCCAAAGGTTTCTCTCCTGAAGCTGACCCAAACCGCTGCGACGAAAAAACTCTACGAAGAAAACCACATTATTCAAGACATGCTTGTGCCGATCGAGCACCTGGAAGAcagtattttgaaatttcatcaatctgTTCAG GTTTACCCGTTATGGTTGTGTCCGTTCAAATTGACGGCCGAACCGGGATTGGTCAATTCGAGAACATCGGACGATAGGATGTACGTGGATATCGGTGTGTACGGAGTGCCGAAGGTAAAGGGATTTAAGCCGGTGGAATCGACAAGGGACATTGAGGAATTTGTCCGGAAAGTAAATGGATACCAGATGCTTTACGCGGATACTTACACGACGAGGATGGAGTTCCGGAAGATGTTCGATCACACACTTTATGACAAAGTTAGGGACAGACTGCAGTGCAAAATTGCCTTTCCCGAGGTTTATGACAAGGTGAAGAAAACTGCTAGGCTATAG